A portion of the Nitratidesulfovibrio termitidis HI1 genome contains these proteins:
- a CDS encoding ERF family protein, with the protein MDSLQYTSPEVTDLAKALIAVQHTLQPAIKDRENPFAKSRYATLNSVMDSCRDALLTNGIWVTQYPVPAEAGHLGLVTKLTHAESGQWQSSLLVMPLPKADPQGYGSAMTYARRYALSAMLGMVTEDDDDGEAASRDRPARQRTPRQPRPQEPAAPPAQQPSQPPTTPQPKPAETAHPALALLPRLDGVSYTTATAQDGRLCILASGNTSARKQLLSAAGFKWNAERKVWWRYAETA; encoded by the coding sequence ATGGACAGCCTTCAGTACACCTCCCCCGAGGTCACCGACCTCGCCAAGGCCCTCATCGCCGTTCAGCACACCCTGCAACCGGCCATCAAGGACCGCGAGAATCCATTCGCCAAGTCCCGCTATGCCACCCTCAACTCTGTCATGGATTCCTGCCGGGATGCGCTGCTGACCAACGGCATCTGGGTGACCCAGTACCCGGTTCCGGCCGAGGCCGGGCACCTCGGCCTTGTCACCAAGCTCACGCACGCGGAATCCGGCCAGTGGCAGTCGTCGCTGTTGGTCATGCCCCTGCCCAAGGCCGATCCGCAGGGGTACGGCAGCGCCATGACCTATGCCCGTCGGTATGCGCTTTCGGCCATGCTCGGCATGGTGACGGAAGACGATGATGACGGGGAGGCAGCATCCCGCGACAGGCCCGCACGGCAGAGAACGCCTCGCCAGCCGCGGCCTCAAGAGCCTGCTGCCCCACCTGCGCAGCAACCGTCCCAACCACCGACGACACCACAGCCCAAGCCCGCAGAAACAGCACATCCAGCCCTGGCGTTACTGCCACGGCTGGATGGAGTCAGTTACACGACGGCCACCGCCCAGGATGGCCGTCTTTGCATTCTGGCGTCGGGCAACACGTCTGCCCGCAAACAACTGCTCTCGGCTGCCGGGTTCAAATGGAACGCCGAGCGCAAAGTCTGGTGGCGGTACGCCGAGACCGCCTGA
- a CDS encoding ribbon-helix-helix protein, CopG family has product MVDWDTHLDPETKERLDALAKAMGRPVPELVADAVRRYVRDEECAVAAIAEGVRQADAGLFASDDEVRECFAQWGVERNFERAREATRLGVNAYGVTMLHATIIRFDKATVDRLDEIAAATGSTRAAVIKDAVAQFLDRDARFCRMVQQGLNAVREGRVVSHADAKARIRALGITLE; this is encoded by the coding sequence ATGGTCGATTGGGATACGCATCTCGACCCGGAAACGAAGGAACGGCTGGATGCTCTGGCCAAGGCCATGGGCAGGCCCGTCCCTGAGCTCGTGGCTGACGCCGTGCGGCGGTATGTCCGGGACGAGGAATGTGCTGTGGCCGCCATCGCGGAAGGCGTCCGTCAGGCGGATGCCGGACTCTTCGCATCGGATGATGAGGTCCGGGAGTGCTTCGCGCAGTGGGGCGTGGAACGGAACTTCGAAAGGGCCCGTGAAGCTACCAGATTAGGCGTGAATGCCTACGGAGTGACCATGCTGCATGCGACGATCATCCGTTTCGACAAGGCCACCGTGGACCGGCTGGATGAGATCGCCGCAGCCACTGGCAGTACGCGTGCCGCAGTCATCAAGGATGCCGTGGCGCAGTTCCTTGACCGCGATGCGCGGTTTTGCCGCATGGTGCAGCAAGGGCTGAACGCCGTGCGCGAAGGTCGCGTGGTGAGCCATGCTGATGCCAAGGCCCGGATACGCGCCCTTGGCATCACCCTGGAATGA
- a CDS encoding AAA family ATPase: MPHTDSGLHALQPVDLDAGAVFSGTPSGRMIKGYRQPSTYTPKADPDYIFHEATRDIVVWLMTASDPLYVFGPTGSGKSSAIRQLGARLNYPVFEVTGHGRLEFPDLVGHLSVHQGSMEFRYGPLALAMKHGGILLLNELDLLEPATATGLNGILDGQPLCIPENGGELVTPHPMFRFAATANTNGGSDETGLYQGTLRQNLAFLDRFWLCEMGYPEPVAEERLLERIAPQLPAPLRRTMIDYANEVRRLFMGESGTAHGASIEVTFSTRTLIRWADLTQRFQPLARQGIQPVAYALDRTLGFKATRETRTLLHEIAQRMFPTGE, from the coding sequence ATGCCCCATACCGATTCGGGCCTGCACGCGTTGCAGCCCGTCGATCTTGACGCTGGCGCCGTGTTCAGCGGCACCCCGTCGGGCCGCATGATCAAGGGCTACCGCCAGCCCTCGACGTATACCCCAAAGGCTGACCCTGACTACATCTTCCACGAGGCCACGCGCGACATCGTGGTCTGGCTGATGACCGCATCCGATCCGCTCTATGTGTTCGGCCCCACCGGCAGCGGGAAGTCCAGCGCCATCCGGCAACTGGGCGCCCGGCTCAACTACCCGGTCTTCGAGGTCACCGGGCACGGCAGGCTGGAGTTTCCCGACCTGGTGGGCCACCTGTCCGTGCATCAGGGTTCCATGGAGTTTCGGTACGGACCGTTGGCGCTGGCCATGAAGCACGGAGGAATCCTGCTCCTCAACGAACTGGACCTGCTGGAACCCGCCACGGCCACGGGACTCAACGGCATCCTCGACGGCCAGCCCCTGTGCATCCCGGAGAACGGCGGCGAACTGGTCACGCCGCACCCCATGTTCCGGTTCGCGGCCACAGCCAACACCAATGGCGGTTCCGACGAAACGGGCCTCTACCAGGGCACCCTGCGCCAGAACCTCGCCTTTCTCGACCGGTTCTGGCTGTGCGAGATGGGCTACCCCGAACCCGTAGCCGAAGAACGGTTGCTGGAACGCATCGCGCCGCAACTCCCTGCACCTCTGCGGCGCACCATGATCGACTATGCCAACGAGGTCCGGCGTCTGTTCATGGGCGAATCGGGCACGGCGCATGGCGCCTCCATCGAGGTGACCTTCTCCACTCGTACCCTGATTCGCTGGGCCGACCTGACCCAGCGGTTCCAGCCCCTGGCCCGACAGGGCATCCAGCCCGTGGCCTACGCCCTCGACCGGACACTTGGCTTCAAGGCCACCCGAGAAACCCGAACTCTGCTCCACGAGATCGCCCAGCGCATGTTCCCCACGGGGGAGTGA
- a CDS encoding DUF3150 domain-containing protein, with protein sequence MNDTILNCLMAINLDVNIWTARRKLTPADFGGADLPPEELASLGSKRICDPEELKIFGTLKARAVNLLDRHGVRFLGGWGIPEEKAPVLVEELDRIRAEFLAARDTFLTRYDDAVRDWIARHGEWERIIADSTVSADYVRSRMGFRWQVYRIVPPAPGDVEPVAQGLAEEVRGLGRTLFDEVAKAATEAWHKCYAGRSEVTHKALSPLRTIHQKLAGLTFVEPRVAPVADLIGTAFANLPKRGRIQGAHLLMLQGLVALLRDPSALMEHGQRIIEGHRPSDLLDALLRQDGSMENGRIASADEPEEGEDDMPDLGDDLALDAIPREVMPDLQPVLPNCGLW encoded by the coding sequence ATGAACGACACCATCCTGAACTGCCTCATGGCCATCAACCTCGATGTGAACATCTGGACCGCCCGCCGCAAGCTGACCCCGGCGGACTTCGGCGGCGCGGACCTGCCGCCGGAGGAACTTGCCTCGCTCGGCAGCAAGCGCATCTGCGACCCCGAGGAACTGAAGATCTTCGGCACGCTGAAGGCGCGCGCGGTGAACCTGCTCGACCGCCACGGCGTACGCTTTCTTGGCGGTTGGGGCATTCCGGAGGAAAAAGCCCCCGTCCTTGTGGAAGAACTCGACCGCATTCGGGCCGAATTCCTGGCCGCCAGGGATACCTTCCTCACCCGGTACGATGACGCCGTTCGGGACTGGATAGCCCGGCACGGCGAGTGGGAACGCATCATCGCCGATTCCACGGTCAGCGCGGACTACGTGCGCAGCCGCATGGGATTCCGCTGGCAGGTCTACCGCATTGTGCCGCCCGCGCCGGGCGATGTGGAGCCGGTGGCCCAGGGGCTTGCGGAAGAGGTGCGCGGGCTTGGCCGGACCCTGTTCGACGAGGTGGCCAAGGCCGCCACCGAGGCCTGGCACAAGTGCTATGCGGGCCGCAGCGAAGTGACCCACAAGGCGCTGTCTCCCCTGCGGACCATCCACCAGAAGTTGGCCGGACTCACCTTCGTGGAACCGAGGGTGGCTCCGGTGGCCGACCTCATCGGTACGGCCTTCGCCAACCTGCCCAAGCGGGGCAGGATACAAGGGGCGCACCTGCTCATGCTGCAAGGGCTGGTGGCCTTGCTGCGCGATCCGTCCGCGCTCATGGAGCACGGTCAGCGGATCATCGAGGGGCACCGCCCGTCCGATCTGCTGGATGCTCTGCTGCGGCAGGATGGGAGCATGGAGAATGGACGGATAGCGTCCGCAGACGAACCCGAAGAAGGAGAGGACGACATGCCCGACCTTGGGGACGATCTTGCGCTGGACGCCATCCCCCGCGAGGTCATGCCCGACCTGCAACCCGTGCTGCCCAATTGCGGACTGTGGTAG
- a CDS encoding Fic family protein, with the protein MTTPSPTPLIDFAQLDALKARLDRHRPLPPDIVANLRADMVLRYTFHSNAIEGNTLTLMETKVVLEDGVTIGGKSMREHLEAINHREAIGFLEEVVQDGRGLDERTLKDLHQLVLRGIADDAGRYRTRNVIISGAGHTPPDALHVQERMDAFFGWYADAAAHLHPVELAARVHADFVVIHPFTDGNGRTARLLMNLELMRAGFPTVIIPVEQRAAYYENLDAIGVRDDYAPFLGQIGALVAASFEPYWRLLGTAA; encoded by the coding sequence ATGACAACCCCATCGCCCACACCGCTCATCGACTTCGCCCAACTCGACGCCCTCAAGGCGCGGCTCGACCGGCATCGTCCGCTGCCGCCCGACATCGTGGCCAACCTGCGGGCGGACATGGTGCTGCGGTACACCTTCCACTCCAACGCCATTGAGGGGAACACCCTGACCCTCATGGAAACCAAGGTGGTGCTGGAAGACGGGGTGACCATTGGCGGCAAGTCCATGCGCGAGCACCTTGAAGCCATCAACCACAGGGAAGCCATCGGCTTTCTGGAAGAGGTGGTGCAGGATGGACGCGGGCTGGACGAACGCACCCTGAAGGACCTGCACCAACTGGTGCTCCGGGGCATTGCCGATGACGCGGGGCGCTACCGGACCCGCAACGTCATCATCTCCGGCGCGGGGCACACCCCGCCCGATGCCCTGCACGTGCAGGAGCGCATGGACGCCTTCTTCGGGTGGTACGCGGATGCGGCGGCGCACCTGCATCCCGTGGAACTGGCCGCGCGCGTCCATGCCGACTTCGTGGTGATCCACCCGTTCACTGACGGCAACGGGCGCACCGCCCGGCTGCTGATGAACCTTGAACTTATGCGGGCCGGGTTCCCCACGGTGATCATACCGGTGGAACAGCGGGCCGCGTACTACGAGAATCTCGACGCCATCGGGGTGCGCGACGACTACGCCCCCTTCCTGGGCCAGATCGGCGCGCTGGTGGCTGCCAGCTTCGAACCATACTGGCGGCTGCTTGGCACCGCTGCCTGA
- a CDS encoding cobaltochelatase CobT-related protein — MLDTRAVMRSLPLVANVLGRKYGVTVTIGGTEAYTDGSAIHLPALPVDAPDTFLALARGYIDHEAAHLRDTDFTALKAANLTPFEHHVWNIIEDWRVENRLVTAFPGCRGNFDWLIGHFFDGKATGPTDDPAVLFLNWLLLTVRAWDVPAIGKRRDTIAAHLDKLCPGLLTRMSCAVEAVPTSCASTIEAIAHARGIVAELDKATQTPQPASGTNPDTSQAGGDPEGGAGNGNQPTASPWERIRNLLHAQEDELPQEFGAILGEALKREAPASDGLPVNVATVTHKVSWDLHPDDIAEAKRASTALRTRLHGLLQAATVSRTHGARSGKLDPRRLHRIATDDARIFMRKGTRVGINTAVHLLLDCSGSMTPNIRLASTTCHAVASALETVGINVAITAFPASHDPASTEQKTVGRLVRHGQRVHSRLLMSAVGTTPLAESLWWVMQEMLPLREARKLILLLTDGDPDTPTCALKAIRHAERLGFEVYAISIGAVNILQHLPGRHRTINTMAELAPAMFGLLQGALVGRRRA; from the coding sequence ATGCTGGATACACGCGCCGTGATGCGCTCGCTGCCGCTGGTGGCGAACGTGCTCGGCAGGAAATACGGCGTTACCGTGACCATCGGGGGCACGGAGGCCTACACGGACGGTAGCGCGATCCACCTCCCCGCACTGCCGGTGGACGCGCCCGACACCTTCCTCGCACTGGCCCGTGGCTACATCGACCATGAGGCCGCCCACCTGCGGGATACCGACTTCACGGCGCTGAAGGCTGCGAATCTTACCCCCTTTGAGCACCATGTGTGGAACATCATCGAGGACTGGAGGGTGGAGAACCGGCTGGTCACGGCGTTCCCCGGTTGCCGGGGAAACTTCGACTGGCTCATCGGTCACTTCTTCGACGGCAAGGCGACAGGGCCAACGGACGATCCCGCAGTGCTGTTCCTGAACTGGCTGCTGCTTACGGTTCGGGCGTGGGACGTCCCGGCCATCGGGAAACGGCGCGACACCATCGCGGCACATCTCGATAAACTCTGCCCGGGCCTGCTTACCCGCATGAGTTGCGCTGTAGAAGCGGTACCTACCTCGTGCGCATCAACAATCGAAGCAATTGCCCATGCTCGGGGCATAGTCGCGGAACTGGACAAGGCAACGCAAACGCCGCAACCCGCGTCAGGTACGAATCCGGACACCAGCCAGGCCGGGGGTGACCCTGAGGGTGGGGCTGGCAATGGCAACCAGCCCACGGCATCACCGTGGGAACGGATACGAAACCTGCTGCATGCCCAGGAGGACGAGCTTCCGCAGGAATTCGGTGCAATCCTTGGTGAGGCCCTGAAGCGTGAGGCACCCGCCAGCGACGGATTGCCCGTGAACGTGGCCACCGTTACCCACAAGGTAAGCTGGGACCTGCACCCCGACGACATCGCCGAGGCCAAACGGGCATCGACGGCCCTGCGGACTCGGCTACATGGCCTGTTGCAGGCTGCGACCGTCAGCCGGACCCACGGGGCACGAAGCGGGAAACTCGACCCGCGCAGGCTCCACCGCATCGCCACGGATGACGCTCGCATCTTCATGCGCAAGGGAACGCGCGTCGGCATCAACACCGCCGTGCATCTGCTTCTCGACTGCTCCGGGTCCATGACCCCGAACATCAGGCTGGCCAGCACGACCTGCCATGCCGTGGCCTCGGCTCTTGAGACCGTCGGCATCAACGTGGCCATCACCGCTTTTCCGGCTAGCCATGACCCGGCGTCAACGGAACAGAAAACCGTGGGCCGTCTGGTGCGGCACGGCCAGCGGGTACATTCGAGGCTCCTGATGTCCGCGGTGGGGACCACCCCACTGGCCGAGTCCCTGTGGTGGGTGATGCAGGAAATGCTGCCCCTGCGTGAGGCTCGCAAGCTCATCCTGCTGCTGACCGATGGCGATCCTGATACGCCGACATGCGCCCTGAAAGCCATCCGGCACGCCGAACGGCTGGGGTTCGAGGTCTACGCCATCAGCATCGGCGCGGTGAACATCCTGCAGCACCTGCCGGGACGGCACCGGACGATCAACACCATGGCCGAACTCGCCCCGGCGATGTTCGGCTTGCTCCAAGGCGCGCTGGTCGGAAGGCGCCGAGCATGA
- a CDS encoding IS3 family transposase codes for MVSGKRRSGQAQLQRDAELLPLIESLKMEHPFWGYRRVWATLRYKNGLIINVKRVARLMRLHGLGVKRAALRAKRTPSGSKPRPVRPCQWWGIDMTKVMTEGGWVYIVLVVDWFSKKIVGHHADYRSRSHEWLRALDTAIQTHFPGGVRGHGLSLMSDNGCQPTGTAFMRDCATLGITQAFTSYNNPKGNADTERTMRTIKEELFWLHEWRSLEHLDRALSDWIENFNTTYLHSALGWKTPQGVHQQANKTWRNSPLKAA; via the coding sequence CTGGTAAGCGGCAAGCGCCGATCCGGCCAGGCCCAGCTTCAGCGCGATGCCGAACTCTTGCCGTTGATCGAGTCCCTGAAAATGGAACATCCCTTTTGGGGCTATCGCCGCGTATGGGCCACCCTTCGGTATAAAAACGGCCTGATCATCAACGTCAAACGAGTGGCACGCCTGATGCGTCTGCATGGCCTTGGGGTGAAGCGCGCAGCCTTGCGGGCAAAGCGCACCCCTTCCGGAAGCAAGCCGCGCCCCGTCCGCCCGTGTCAGTGGTGGGGCATCGACATGACCAAGGTCATGACGGAAGGCGGCTGGGTGTATATCGTGCTGGTGGTGGACTGGTTTTCCAAGAAGATCGTGGGCCACCATGCCGACTACCGGAGCCGGAGCCATGAGTGGCTGCGAGCTCTGGATACGGCTATCCAGACGCACTTTCCCGGAGGCGTCCGGGGGCACGGCCTGAGCCTGATGAGCGACAACGGCTGCCAACCGACAGGAACGGCTTTTATGCGCGACTGCGCGACTCTCGGCATCACGCAGGCGTTTACCAGCTACAACAATCCCAAAGGGAACGCGGATACCGAGCGGACAATGCGTACGATCAAGGAAGAGCTCTTCTGGCTGCACGAATGGCGTAGCCTGGAACACCTCGACCGCGCCCTCTCTGACTGGATAGAAAACTTCAACACCACATACCTGCATTCGGCGCTTGGCTGGAAGACTCCGCAAGGCGTCCATCAGCAGGCAAACAAAACCTGGCGGAATTCTCCCTTAAAGGCCGCTTGA
- a CDS encoding transposase gives MKRRVWDSKSKARIVLEGLQGRSVASICSEYQITQGMYYRWRDTLLANAALAFEVGATNRREERLATENQKLKQAVGELTLELKKNDW, from the coding sequence ATGAAACGCCGAGTCTGGGACAGCAAAAGCAAGGCCCGCATTGTGCTTGAGGGATTGCAGGGTCGCTCTGTGGCAAGCATTTGCAGTGAGTATCAAATCACTCAGGGTATGTATTACCGCTGGCGCGACACGTTGTTGGCCAATGCCGCCCTGGCTTTTGAGGTGGGCGCCACTAACCGACGAGAAGAACGCCTTGCGACAGAGAACCAAAAACTCAAGCAAGCCGTTGGCGAACTGACGCTGGAGTTAAAAAAAAACGACTGGTAA